A DNA window from Amphiprion ocellaris isolate individual 3 ecotype Okinawa chromosome 8, ASM2253959v1, whole genome shotgun sequence contains the following coding sequences:
- the fam3a gene encoding protein FAM3A encodes MRLTGPLRAVAVLLLVGLTWLLASALFGGESASVRNFFSGTSEEPTPEPRPRKYKCGLSAPCPSKHLAFRLVSGAANVIGPKICLEDKMLLSSVKNNVGRGLNIALVNGVTGELLETKIFDMWAGDVSDLLKFLRPLHEGTLVFVASFDDAATKMNDESRRLFEELGSTAVKELAFRDSWVFVGAKGIENKSPFEQRMKNSKSSNKYEGWPESLEMDGCIPLRPPLEA; translated from the exons ATGAGGTTAACAG GCCCGCTGCGAGCCGTGGCTGTTTTGCTTTTGGTGGGACTCACATGGCTGCTGGCGAGCGCCTTATTCGGAGGAGAAAGTGCCTCAGTGCGAAATTTCTTTAGCG GTACAAGTGAGGAACCAACACCTG AACCTCGGCCTCGAAAGTATAAATGTGGACTTTCAGCCCCTTGTCCCTCAAAGCATTTGGCTTTCCGCCTGGTGTCCGGTGCTGCCAATGTCATCGGCCCCAAAATCTGTTTGGAGGATAAGAT GTTGTTGAGCAGTGTGAAGAACAATGTTGGCAGGGGACTTAACATAGCTTTAGTAAATG GGGTGACAGGCGAGCTCTTGGAGACAAAAATCTTTGATATGTGGGCAGGAG ATGTTTCGGACCTGCTGAAGTTTCTACGGCCGCTTCATGAGGGTACCCTAGTGTTCGTGGCCTCTTTTGATGATGCAGCTACAAA AATGAACGATGAGTCTCGACGACTGTTTGAGGAGCTCGGGAGCACAGCAGTGAAGGAACTGGCCTTCAGAGACAGCTGGGTGTTCGTTGGAGCCAAGGGTATTGAAAATAAGAGCCCCTTTGAGCAG CGTATGAAGAACAGTAAGAGCAGCAACAAGTATGAAGGCTGGCCCGAGTCTCTGGAGATGGATGGCTGTATTCCCCTGCGGCCGCCACTGGAAGCCTAA